Proteins from a single region of Gossypium arboreum isolate Shixiya-1 chromosome 1, ASM2569848v2, whole genome shotgun sequence:
- the LOC108481935 gene encoding histone-lysine N-methyltransferase ATXR6, whose product MAVPKPTTMVLRRRTRAPKRYSEDEDGWGCDDVYCVRCGSGDFGSKLLLCDKCDKGYHLFCLRPILVSVPKGYWFCPSCTNIKQPQLFPLVQTKIVDFFRIRRSSESMENQSNIKKRKRTCSLAVSKRKRKLLAYNPTEDPQRRLEQMASLATALKASGTEYSDGLTYRPGMALRSANCAALEKGGMQILPKEDIETLNLCKKMMEKGECPPLMVVFDPVEGFTVQADRYIKDLTIITEYVGDVDYLKNRENDDGDSMMTLLHASNPSKSLVICPDKRSNIARFVNGINNFSPDGRKKQNVKCVRYDVNGECRVLLIANRDIRKGERLYYDYNGYEHEYPTEHFV is encoded by the exons ATGGCGGTGCCTAAACCGACGACGATGGTTCTTAGGCGCAGGACTCGAGCTCCGAAGCGCTACTCCGAAGACGAGGATGGCTGGGGTTGCGACGATGTTTACTGCGTGAGGTGTGGGTCGGGTGATTTTGGATCCAAGCTTTTGTTGTGTGACAAGTGCGATAAGGGATATCATCTGTTTTGCCTTAGACCCATTCTTGTTTCGGTGCCTAAAGGATACTGGTTTTGTCCCTCCTGCACCAATATCAAGCAACCCCAAT TGTTTCCGCTAGTTCAGACCAAAATTGTTGATTTCTTTCGGATTCGAAGGTCATCCGAGTCCATGGAAAACCAAA GCAACattaaaaagagaaagagaacTTGTAGCTTAGCGGTGTCCAAGAGGAAAAGGAAGTTGTTGGCATATAATCCAACAGAAGACCCACAAAGGAGATTGGAACAAATGGCTTCATTGGCAACCGCACTGAAAGCCTCTGGGACTGAGTACAGTGATGGGCTCACTTACCGGCCTGGCATGGCACTAAGGTCGGCTAATTGTGCAGCTCTTGAGAAGGGAGGAATGCAG ATTCTACCCAAAGAGGATATAGAGACATTAAACTTATGCAAAAAGATGATGGAAAAAGGAGAATGCCCTCCTCTCATGGTCGTCTTTGATCCTGTGGAAGG GTTCACTGTACAGGCTGATAGATATATAAAGGATTTAACTATAATCACAGAATATGTTGGAGATGTTGATTACTTGAAGAACCGTGAAAATGATGATGGAGATAGCATGATGACCCTTCTTCATGCATCAAATCCTTCAAAAAGCCTTGTTATTTGCCCTGACAAGCGTAGTAACATTGCCCGCTTTGTCAATGGCATCAACAACTTCTCACC GGATGGGAGAAAGAAGCAAAATGTAAAATGCGTAAGGTACGATGTGAATGGGGAGTGTCGAGTGTTGCTGATTGCTAACAGAGATATAAGAAAGGGAGAAAGGTTGTACTATGATTACAATGGATATGAACATGAATACCCCACTGAACATTTTGTTTAG